Part of the Montipora foliosa isolate CH-2021 chromosome 13, ASM3666993v2, whole genome shotgun sequence genome is shown below.
ggcctttacgcgtgaggtctgacagcggggctgctaatgctgcgaagttagggataaaatctctgtaatatccagccaaacccatgaacgatcttatctgcttcttattagttggtcttggagtatctctaatcttcgttacgtggtcttcatgaagaccaattaacccttcctccaaacggtgagcAAGAAAATCAATGGTGtcgactccaaaaagacatttagtcggtcttatggtcattccagcagctaataatcttctaaacaactctcgaagcgccttgatgtgctcttcccacgtacgggtgtgaaccaaaatgtcatcccaataaaattcaacgttgtccagtccacgcaatagcttcttcatggctctctttaaggtcgctgcggagttgatcataccaaacggcatcttcaggaattcatacgatccgtcaggcgtcacaaaagcggtcttcggtatatcctcctcaggaatagaaatttgccagtagcccttgctcagatcaataattaattctggtaaaatacttgtcaccattcaacttctggaacaaatgctcagcagttggcataggctccggatcaaacacggttaacttgttcagtttacgatagtccacgcacacacgatttgagttgtcttttttcttaacaactacaacaggcgaagcatagggcgaacttgattctcttatgactcccatcttcatcatgtccgtaatatccttcttcagcgattctcttaagctatacggtactgggtatggtattaatctaactggttggtcggatgtaagcttgatatgatgctgggccaaacttgttgtgcctggggcttctgtgaacaagccttgaaacccatttgcaagatccatgaactctgctctttgctcatgagaaaggttatctcctatggccacatcattgactgactctttcgcgacataaccaccaatctccagaaaatcaatactatccacagggtcaacttcttcactctcaacatattcgttcttacaaatgttagcgttcgtttcaacagcaactgctccaacggaaacaggatcctctcgctcaaaatacttcttcagtagattagcatggtaaactctctcttttcctttgactctcactctataatcattgagacctactacagcactaacctcaaatggacctttccactgcattaggatcttgttgtggtcggtcggcagcagcactaacactttatctccaggtacaaacttcctgacctTAGTCTTtgggtcgtaataatgcttgcctttgttctgggctttctgaagctcggtgtgcgccagcttgagggtatcttcaagtttctcgcgtagctcaaacacatactgatagctgttctttacttcaggctcctccagctctttcgtccaaagctctttgagaataaacatcggtcctctgacggctcttccatacagcaactcaaacggcgaaaaaccagtagactcctgaggaacttcacgatatgcaaacagcaacgggttaatatagcgatgccactgtcttggctgttcactgcacaatctctttaacatgctcttcattgttccattaaacttttccgtccggccattacacataggatgataaggagtcgtagtgagctgtttaatgctcaaaagccgcatcacttccttcatacactcagagacgaactgcgtaccaaggtcactcaagatctcttcaggcactcccaaacgactaaagatatctaCCAatgcttctgccacagtctcagtatcaatgttcttcagtgggacagcttcaggataacgagttgcaaagtcgaccaatgtcaatatatatctatgaccgtcctcactcgggggaacaataggtccaaccaggtcgattgctactctcttaaacggcttgtcaattaatggcatcttctctaggggaacctacGGTATAGAACCccttaactgtcttctgacatacatcgcaggacttgcaataacgagtcacgtccccttgaatgcctggccaatagaacgcgctttgaatcttatcagtcgttttctttattcccatgtgacctcccatgatcgatccgtgcgctagttccattattcgacttctcagctgcacaggaaccataacctgcttcaggggtttacctccgctcacataagggtgcttgtagacgcggtacagaactccacctttcacttcaaatgaagtctcagcctggcctctcacaactacgtcatctttctcccaaaatttctgtaggctgtcgtcatcacgctgcatttgcttgagcttttctctatcaactacaggactttctttggtaccCGGTACCTTCAACgaaatatgttctccagctttcttagcttgacttctcgtggttacagcgcaagcttcttgtacaggaacttgccagcttgggtctgggtcgtcagcagCTCTTGCgtctggtacattaccaataattaaatcataaacagcatcgggaagacactgcgcttccacttggcccttgagatatggtgtatcaacatcaatctttgcgatgggaactttccttgccgtattgtcaatgagcagcataacatgaAATtcaccagtaaactgatcctcagacacaaggtccctctttactacaattccactacaaccagtatctctcaggacatcaacaggcttctctccaactctacctttcgcgacaggcattttacttctcactccagtcaacggttcaacacaagcactactcaacaatggaatcttcttaccacaggctaacagcagcttatcatctttaatacaggccttaacttcttcatcagtaggtttaacctcaggaggctgaactaaacaactggcactcacttgaacACGCTGcccagggttaccatccttactttgtcctcctgatctgcgtccacctgatcgacagtttctagcttcatgccCCTGCTTGCCACACAGAAAACACTtctttgttagggttgggcagttgacagctttatgacctcgggtgttgcacttaaagcaatgcagagctggtggattaatctgcatgttcttggcttcgtccctctcaggctgcactgttggcattctgctcgctgagctgaacaaatgtttaccatgagcctccaagtactggtcagcgatcttcgcaatctttgctagagtttcaggtgccctttctcgcaggtgaattgccaaatccttagggcaagagtcaataaattgttctttcacgatcaagtccttaagaccatcaaaggttcgcgcagtattcgaaagctctagccaccgtaacaggtatctgtccagtcgcacaataaactgctccggactttcgtcaacttctggtttggatgctctaaattttcgacgatagccgtcttcggtaaggtcatatctcttcattaacgcaatctttacgctgtcataatccttagctgcgtcctccgatagacgtgaatacacttctagtgcccgtccagacaacagagcactgagcttcgatgcccatccatcttttttccacttagctgtctcggcaaatcgtCTTTaacatcaacaaacgaggggagtttaggtgctcagcccgatcctctctcacttcaggacgtccgtcagcattctccacagccaaacgtgcaatctccagctcatgttctctttttgccgcttcaatagcctctttctgtttcaacagctcggcttccatctccaattttcttagttcgcgttcttgtcgcctagtttctctctcttcgtcttctcttctgcgcctttcctctttctcttcctcttcctttcttttatcctcctcaagcattcgacgtctctcttctctttcttcttctaattgcctctttttttttttctctttcttcctgttcacttcttcgttcttcttcaaattgtctgcgtttctcttcttttccttcctcttccctcacaaACTCGAGAAGCTTCTCTCCTTGCAATCCGAATTCTTTccccatctgcaaaagcttttccataTCCATAGCAGcatttcacagcaaaaacacaatatactctcttgtacagttctccttactttttctgtaactccttcttgaattgtcctttcctggtttctgtagtcagcaaacaaatgaattcctctcccggacaggcccccaatgttacgagttcgaatgttttgaggaaaggtagtttgcaaactaaactgaacgcagggttgccGGAACAACAGCAAGAAGATTTAtcccaaaatgaacgtagtttccacgaagtaagactcttaacaacacgtacttgataaacttacacggcctccgccaacttgaataaacacagcttctgtcacacttgaataaacacggctaacgccaactctcttcgcttgtgaaaaactagttaaaaaacactccgcttggactcgtctacttatatactctcacaataagcttctaaaactttctaaaatagtaatcaatctaattatagaaagattacaaaacacaccgatttagagacgcttacgcatgaacctaaaaacaaacaaactacaaactctcgcgaagcttctagacattAACGCTAGTCACggaatgctatttttcgtaacagtcTCCAGAGAATTGATTTTCTAATTTCTACGACGAAATGGCTTCTGATGAATTGATGCCCAATGTTACAAAAGTTGTCAAACTTAGTTTTGAACTaggggttacgtttatgcaaacgttggccgtgtagcacttatatttcaacagactgaattaactatgagagtgtgatgtgaagtgctattttctacccatgtaaaccatgtgagcgttagtcctactaatggaaatgggcccacacaaggacagagaaaaactctgaccagggtggaaaatgaacccacgaccttcgggttagatcaccgctgctctaccgactgagctactaggtcagacgggagcaggtcgtgggaattgaagatgtcaaATTCACGGCATTCCCACccaggtcagagtttttctctgcccttgtgtgggcccatttccattagtagggttaacgctcacatggtttacatgggtagaaaatagcacttcacatcacactctCATAGTTAATCGCATCAGCTTCCATGCTCTATAAGAGTTCCTGAATTAGATGTTGACAAGAACTTTTTTCTCACCTTGATTAGCAAGTGTTTTGATCTTAAGGCAAGACAGCCAAAGAAAGGAGATAACCAGGCAGTCGAGAACAAAAGGGCGATAGCGTCTCATGTTTGGAGCATCAGACACCATAAAGCTGGATACGACTCTAAGAAAACTTGGTCGATCACGAAAGGTTTGGCGTCCTTATATACGTTACATGTCTTTTGAAGGCATTATTTATTCATCAGTCGGTAATGACAAAGGAATTCTTTTTCTAATGATCTATATAAATTGAAACAGGGCCCaaagtaaatatgttgtttactATGTAAGAAAACGATTACCTGGATGCGTCATACTGAGCAAGCGATTTCGTCGTTTAAGCTTGTTCTGTCTAGAAACTGAGTACTTATGGTGGATGCCTAATTTGTTCATGTACATAGCATGCAGTTTTCTGACATCCGATGACGCCACAGTTATTGCAATTAAAATTGGGCTGACGAGTGAAGATATAACGCTAAATTAAGATATAACCTCGTCAGTTATTTCAGTTTAGATTAGATCACCATCCTGACGGGAGTCTTTTTTATTCCTTGTGTGGGCCACGCCATTTCCATGTCTAGAGATATGCAGAGAATAATTCAATGTTTTAACAGACGCTGCATTTTATATTCTGAGCGGTTTCAACAAAATTTGAAGTTAGCGGCTGGTTTAAGTAGAGCAACCAATTGTATCAACATGAAGTTTAATCTTAAGCCGCAGTTAGGCTTAAAAAAATctgcctttttttcaatttattgaaCAAAGTGGCCTAATTCTcgatttattttaaaaattcaccTGGAGTTTAAAACTATTTGTTTCCGTCTTTTTTTGCGCGCTTTTCTGTTTAAACCTTTCTGAATTGTCATGAACTGTAATTGTTTCTTCAGTTAAGTGTTCGgacgtttgttttttttactgaaagTTTACGTGACAATTTTAATGAAAAAGTCATGTTATCTTGACAAGTCATATAATGGCTATTTTCACCTGTTCCCTCCACGGGCATATTCATGTTTAGCGGCATATGAGTAAGGAAATGGGACAAAGTCGCAGTGGTTAACGGTTGGCAGACAGTTGCTTACTAATAGACCAAATAGCTGCTCAGTTTTATTAGAGCAGACAATTTCGGACATTCCAGGGCCCGGTTGCATGtccgaaagccgattaacttaatgcAGGATTAACGTAAACCAGTTTTGTCTCATACTTTCAACtatttggtgaaagtttcttttgcttatttatatttttaaagattgacttcctctaatatAAAGTTTttccgaatatcagcgttaatctgggattagcgttaatcggctctTGAACAACCGCGCCCAGATAAGTAAATGAATGTTCTTTGGGAGCCCTAGCTTCATTGACTCCATTTGGGACTTTGTTCATTAATCCCATAGAGACCCCATTGCCTACTCTATAAAggtctaaaaatagaaatttaggatgtaaaaatgtaaatgcaaGTGCTTTCTATATAGTGGAagtacacttagctatcaagctagtttacaggcactccactgttaacaaggtgaaagtaacaattcaaacttaacagaaacatcattaagaaccccaactggcaggaggcaaccagttggctatttacaaagagtGGTGGAGTTTAATcagggacaaccggaaacaaatccaagccagtggttagaacgggatttgaacccggagcagccgcatgtaaacccaacgccctaaccactggaccacattGCCTACATTCTATGTAGTGCATAGAATATTCTAGATCGTCCAGCCTTTCTATACACTGAGCAGAACGTGTAAGGGTGTGTGGAGTTGTATTCGTAGTTGCTTTACCTGACGTGTCGTGCGGGACACAGAAGCACCCATCACTACACCTGTAACGTTTTGTCCGGAATGATCCTTCCATAGGACCGTCTGAATCACTTATTCTTGAGAGTTTCCATACGAAAGCTAGGTACAGAGGAGGAGGAAAAAATCGGGCGTGCCTTAACTTGTCGGTCAAAATAAATCTTTTACATCGGAAGTTCCACCTCCCTTTACAATGATGACCGAACACTTTTTGTGTAGTTAACATTATTTATGATTGAAAAaaggaataataaaaaaattgcttgaaacgaaaagaaaaacaaaataaagacgttTAAGGAAGTATGTTTCACAGGGTTTCCACTCATCAGTAACAAAAAAATTCCATGACTTCTCCATGACTTTCCCTGACCTCtaaacaattttcactgacTTTAAATGAGTTGAATAATCACATTTGCTTCAGCTTCTTTTGAAGGCCATCAatattttctctttgttttcgatCTCTTTGTGCTTTTAACAGGATTTAGTGCGCAAAATCTTGTGAACTGTTTACTAAAACTAAAAtttcctgacttttcactgTCTTTGACAATATAAAAGATTTTCCCTGactttttgcaaaatttcctgACTTTTGCCTGACcttgaaaatttttttgtttttccctgatTTTTCCCCAACCGGCGGTGGCAACCTTGGCTTTCAGATATTTTGCTCGGCACAATCGAACTTCATCAGCAAAGTCTTTGTCAAAAAGGAGGCTCGAGATCCTTTTGAATCTTCCGTTATAAGACTATTAAGCGAAAACAGTGTTTGAACGGAAACTTGTCTTGTTGCCACGCATAATTAAGACTAGGTACTTGGCACTAGGCATTCTTCTCAAGGGTTCACCGTGATCAGCAACGCCTTTGTGGTAGCCCTGCTCAACCGACAGTAACCATTAACGGCAGcgaaaataagtaaataaaaccaCGTAGAGTAAAAATTTGAAAAGGTTCAACTAATGCGTCAGTGATATGAGTCTGTTATGATAAGACCCTAATGAACATGAAATCACCCTTCCTTACATTTTACTTCCCACTCAGTACCCGGATCCACCGGACCAAATCATTCCTCTCTCAGTTACTGAATAAGGTTGCAACCCGCGGTGAAGAGGATAAAAGCGTTCAAACCGTCGCAAAAGACGGCTAACGGTTGCTACTAAATGTTTCTTTGCACTGAGTTGGTGGTCAAGTTTTTTTGGCTTTCCCTTCACCAACGCAGCTTCAGGGATTCTAGTCTTTTAATTAATGACGGTCACCTGTTCACAGAGTTTTCCACTACCGCACTGGTGtcaacaaattttaaaactattgAAATGCAGTACATATTTAAATTAAAGTTTCCTTGACAGAATTATTAAGTCGGCATGGCAGCTTTTGGCACTTACGATATACAGTGTAtaaaattttcataaaaatttgAACTGCGAAGTTTGTAGGTCTCAATGAAAGCGATCATCCCAGTTATTAGAACCTAGCCGTAcgaccagggttaaaattttaggaattagtaaacaatagGAAGACGAAAAcgtcaacattttttaaaaacaactatcagacagttttctgttattatcaaaatagacgaaaatcgacatttttgccatttgcgaaaaacctgtctgagatttaactgtttttttctATACttgattacttttttttttgcaaaggaaatcctgaaattttaaggtgtgGTCACACAGCTAGTTTTAAGCTCGTGGAGAGCTATCGGGATGGTTGGCGAATCAGGCGTAAACAATGGATAATTtgaaatcgatttctgatcgtCTCAAGTTCGGCAGGCGCATTCATGCATTCGTTAAATGGTCGTTAAGAATGGTCTTATTCGGCTACCAATGAAAGACGATGTATTACACTGCTTTTGTAACCACTCTATAGGCTTGataaatccaactagtggtctattatcaatgctgcgttctaattagttgagctactagtaggctatttgttatagcccactagtagcgaaaagcgccggctctgaaaaccaaaacaacaactaaaattaaaagtctagctttaactagcgaaagatgtttcgTCTCGATATTTTtctgaccaactagttggaatttacgaaaacaattattcctctcgccctcaatgatagcctctgagtcaatagcccattcggccttcggcctcatggactattgactcagagcccatttgggctcgaggaataattgttaaatatcacctCCCTGACGCAGTATCTTGCTTACTCCATGAGCTTACTACAGGATACCTTTAATTAAGAAAAAGGGGTCGTCATTTCAATACGCTATCACGAAAATATGCAACCTTTAACCGTCATGTATGCCCATATTATATATACTATCCACCGTAGgcacactgtctacagtaggaacagctatctacggTAGTAGGGACAGTGATataaaggcctttgaaatgtatAGTTTCCAgaccccctccaggagctcggtcactataaTGATCTATAATTAGTATTTTTCCCTGATCTGCaattatttgttaggtaaaattacattttacatcaattacagagactaacacttcagaagagacatgcTGTTGCTTCAATTACACAGAATTTAAAATCTTGATCCTTTTCCTGagtcggaaaactgtagtaagccacatTAAGTTAGAAATTTCGTATCTGGGAGGACAAGGATCCGTTTCTCTTAAGTCCTGAACCTTTTCGGACGTATTTTGGGTGACATAAATCCCTTACTAATCTTTGACGGGCCTTGTGTCTGAAAGGTCAAGACATTTGATCTTCGGGAAAAACAAGGTTAACAATTTCGTTTTGAAGGAAGATCAATTGTTGGTAACAGGTACTATAACATTTAGCtgttggtttttttaattttgttacatAATTTCAATCTGGCACGCCCACATTGATAGCAATTGTATAACTGAAGTGGTTACCCTGtaaaacttattattattattattattattattattggtcaaagacatgagaagtaactacagatgtgttaaatttataaacctttccatgagctcccttggtgctctctccaacgaatgctctaccttcttagaaatgatgaatgaaattggcattgacaaaatgcaacaacactatataatcaaaaaaatgataagtctagccattagagcgacatattttatcttctgtcgtagaaataagacttgggatagcccagacttgATAAAACTGTAATTTTAgtttatattatattttattatttttttgattcatttgtaaatacagtatatcactcaatttcaagtagccagttgttaattgcctatacgtagagagatttacaactgtattcgaagacaaataaagtttccattattattattattattattgttattattattattatcatcattatgatgatgataatgattattattaagtAGCTCTTTCCAAtttaaaattatcattttcTTGTTCCTTCAAAGGTATTTTCTTCAATCAGTCTTGAAATGATGTAGTTTACATTGTATTTTCAAGACATTTAAAATACATTAGTTTAGATTTATTTTCTATCACTTGAAAAAGAAGTTGGTAGTATCTGGTGAAAGTATTCTGATTTTACAATTATCTTGTAATCCTTTAGTTTAATTATTTGTACCCTTTTTGTAATCAAAGGAGAGAAACCAAATCAAAGTGTTTGTGGTTTACAGCAGTTATCAGTTACACACGCCACTCAAccacttttttgcttttttcgaAACTTAATTTGGGTCGATGTCAATCAATTGTTTCCATAACAATAGTCCTGTTCTCCTGGCAGAAGTCCAATTCATCagggaaacatttgattgaagTCGACCCAAATTTAGtgtagaaaaatgaaaataaaagttgttgAGGGGCGCATGTGACTGATAAGTTTCTCCATTAATTTTgatcagtttcttttttttctcttctttttcttaatCAACTTAAGAGGACAGGACTtttacccattgactcccaggggttccccattgacaagtaaaatcctctggccttagacagagtaaaatactaagtctgtatggctggtttaggccggtttggacgtcaaagggttaattaatggtGTTTTAGTTTTGTCTTCGACCACCACCTCCTCTTTCTCTAATAAATCAAGTATTTTTAATCCTGGCATCTTCCTCCTCTGAAGTGTTTAGTCTTCTAGCACTGCACAGGGTACATTAATTGAGTACCCTGtaaatcaactcaaatcaatgcaaattaaattaatcaaacattggtttttgaggagaggggaaaaccagagtacctggagaaaaacccctTGCAGTAATGTAGAGAACctacaaactcaacccactcgACACCAAGTCTAGAAGTTGAACCTGGGCCACAATGGTGAGAAGTGAGCGACCAACCACTGCACCAGCCCTGCTCCACAAATTTGATTCAAGAAGCTCCTCAGATGATTCTGGTCTGAACTAAAGTCTAATGATTCTTGTGGAATGAATATCACCTCATCACCCGACACGTTGTACATCACCCCTTATATCAATATGTTCCAATTTATTGATCAATTTCAGTGTTCGGATTTTGGATAATTGCTGGTGCAAATTTATGACTgatttgcctttttcttttatcCTTTTCCTCCTCCAGTCTGTAAAACAAAAGGGGAAGACAACCACTTTAATTTACAATTTGTTAATTCCAGTTTATCAAATCAGTATATGTTTTGTTGATCAGcagtaaaaaatgaagaaaaatagaGCCATCCTCAGGTTCTAAATGGATAGCTTTTACACATAAAAGAATATGAATTTATTGAAAGTGGTCAGAAACTTGTTTTAATGCATAAACATCACTTGCCCACAATCATAAGCATACATACAAATAACAAAATATCAACAAAACACCATTAATTTATTTAAGGGTTTGTGATTTTTTAAGCAGATTTTTTAAGTGGAAGCATTCTACCAGAAGTTAGAAATTGATAAAGGGAAACATCTTCAGGTTGAGGATAAAGCACGGAGTACCACACTACGGAGTAACCAAATGGAGAATCCCTAAAACTTGTtaaggaataaaaaaaaaatatcatttttcAAAGTTGAACTTCGAAAAAAAGGTTGCCCAATTTGTGAAGCAAAAATTTTTAGTCATTATAAAACCTGCCTCTCTCCTTTCATGTCTGATGTTTGACACATTTACTTTTCTGGGTAGTGGGAAGCAGAATGATTATCTTTTTACAAAATGGCACCTGTCCACTACGCGACCAGCACCAGTGGAAGTTTGAACTCATTCAAGATACGTACAGCTAAAGGACATTAAACTTCAAAAAATGattcatttatatttttcttccttCTAAACTAttttagggtactccatggagtggCCCTCAATCACATTTTCATTCTCAGAATGACAAGAATATTGTGAAAAAGTAGTTTCAGGGCAGTCGTTATGCTGGATTTGCAAGAAGCAATGTTATTCAGACCGAGTGGGTGAAGTGGAAGGAGAGCACTTGGGGGTCTCAGTAGACACTACACTGTCTTCTAGAATCAAAAGTAAGTGCATTTCACAGGTCCAACCACAAgtattgtttcaccaatactgAAAGAACCCTAGGCTAACACTTTCCTAATGCTAATCTTTGGCCTAAACTTTATCTCAATATAGCTTTTAGTCCTCATGTTACAACTACAAATGCATTAGGGGTGGTTACAAACTGGAAAAACAGTGACCTGTGATTTGACCTGCAAACTAAACTTGCTGATTGGCACACTCATATCATTGTAATTATAAGTGAGGGATTATTATACATAATTACATGTAGGTAACACTATATAATTTGTAACTCCTATCTTGGCGATTTCCCAAACGTTTCTTGGAATACTTTTTCAATAGCAGCTTTCCCATTCTCAGGCAATGCTCTTGTGCCGATTCCAGTAAAATTTAAGGACAGTCTCGGTACAGTcttaaaacttaaaaacttCTTCTGGCCATAGTCATACATTTTCCACCCACTGCTGACAATGTCAAACACGTAAACGGGTTTCCTGGCGTCCACAGCCATCTGCACAGCCCACCCAGTGCCGCCCTCAACTATATTCCCGTGGACGCTAATTTTTCCAATTGCAAACACTGCACTGGTATCCTTGACTTGGTGCCAGTTCCTTCGAAGTAAATTATTTACGTAGGGTTTCCCAGTCGGAAAACGTCGtttcaaagttttgtttgcCATGTGTAAGAAGTCATCAGCCTGTTGTAATTGTTCATCGGACAGAACAACTCTACCACAAGCATTCCTGCCATGAGTCTTGAAGGAAAATGCCTTCACGGGAACCCCGTATTTGGCGCCTAATTTTTGCCA
Proteins encoded:
- the LOC137982710 gene encoding uncharacterized protein produces the protein MAVMQQCWSYDDFDLDDDVFVSLEEAIRKKEESYFGNPKHYMLFSGAAMGSDTYWQKLGAKYGVPVKAFSFKTHGRNACGRVVLSDEQLQQADDFLHMANKTLKRRFPTGKPYVNNLLRRNWHQVKDTSAVFAIGKISVHGNIVEGGTGWAVQMAVDARKPVYVFDIVSSGWKMYDYGQKKFLSFKTVPRLSLNFTGIGTRALPENGKAAIEKVFQETFGKSPR